The Glycine soja cultivar W05 chromosome 19, ASM419377v2, whole genome shotgun sequence genomic sequence TTATATCTTTCTACTCCATTATTATATCTGTGTTGATtcccgagttctttggctttttgatgttgccaaagggggagaaaatgttgtagaaaaagcttaagaaaaagcttaacaaacttagaaatcaagtggtcataaattccgaaatatagggggagtaaacgcacattttatctatatacaattgtttgtttcttgcttgaatcttgatttcaggtactgtattgtcatcatcaaaaagggggagattgtagatgcaaatgcctttggtgttttgatgatgatcatgatgatatgatgcaattgatgcaaatgggcttttcaacattaaattcaagacaatgcttcaagattacaagtcacaacatcaagatgatcactagtaaattaggaagggaattcttaattgaattagcaaaaggtttggccaagcaattttaattaaaaagtgtttttcaaaggttttactctctggtaatcaattaccagaggatgtaattgattaccagtgaccaaatatattttataacagctactaaaatttgaattcgaaattttagactgtgtaatcgattacacaattttggtaatcgattaccagcagttagtaaacgttttcattcaaattttaaaagctgtaatcgattacacaattactgtaatcgattaccagacaagattttcagaaaaataattctaagagtcacaacttttcaaaggctttattcatgaccaccgatggtctatatatatgtgacttaaacacgaatttgctcagagtttttcagaacaacaagtgtttatcctctcaaagagcaaaatcattttatcctcttaagaattccttggccaattcaaatgcaattcattaaggaattatttgagtgctcaatctgtaaaatccatctctttctagagagattcattcttcttcttcttctcattttctaagggattaagagactgttagtctcttgttgtaaaggaattctaaacacaaaggaaggattgtccttgtgtgtttagaacttgtaaaaggaatttacaagatagtggaactctcaagcgggttgcttggggactggacgtaggcacaagggtgtggccgaaccagtataaatctgagtttgcactttctcttcccttaatctcctttatttattattgctttacattcatattcaaattgttttatttgaatcaatatttaagaagattgtcattaagggaattcataacttgaataaaagtgaaatagaatttttaattggggaagtagtttggaatatcttaattcaacccccccttcttaagatatctgaggccacttgtctaacagagTGTGTGCGTTAAAATGTTTTCTAGGTTGGACTTAATCAGGAGGGAGGCCTTCATGTACTCtccggagtctaggccttggggataAATATACTCGGTTTGAGTGTTCCTCTAAGCCTATGttaatcccatatggttggagcattatTGCAAAAATGTGTGACCATAACTGGTATGCCTATTATTTCACTTAGTAaggagtgacctgacttacccaTTGTGTGACAAGTCTTATCATGTACTCCTAAGtgtccgacgaggtttttcactgaaaatggtACCATATTGCATGTAGACTTGAGTCTAATATATCAGTTGCATAATGCTTGTGTTTGGTTTTTCATTGAGTTGCAAATTGAGACTTGGTGTTGTTTCTGAAGTGTGTGGTCTTGAATGAGTGTGAACGTTTGTGTATGATTTTTGTAAAGTGATGATGATGCATGTATTGAGTTGAATGCTCTTAGTTCTTAATTcataggaatgtgataactcattcaCGGTGTGTATTTTTGTTTGGCGTTTTATATGGATATTTATTGTACTTTATTCGAACCCAGGGACGATTGGACTTAGTTTTTCAAGTAAATACTTACTACTAGAGGTGTGTATTCTTGAATAAAGTTAAATTTCCTTTCCAAAACAACTTTATGTTACTgtgttatctttttttataatcagtGCAATTGACTTAGGAAAAATGTTCTCTAGTAAGATGATCATCGCTAATGGCGGGTAGTAAAGTTGAGCAAAAATGTGACAGCGGGTAGTAAAATAAAGATGTGACTTATTTTACCGGTAGTAAAATTTATTCaagccattttatttagtttgttGCTAAATTTCATGTTTTGTTGCTCTATCTTTTCAAACCACAAGTTTAGCCtcactattttttaattcagtCATCCATCTcccacttaaaaaaaaatcatgattttagcttcctgattttttaattgagaaatttcgtctttcacttttaaaaaattcataacttTAATTCTTATGACCAAATTCAATCGCTGAATGACACACGaactaaataattacaaaaaatctACAACATGTGTCAACAAAATGTACATAGTTAACTTTAGATATTGGTTATGTGAATTAAAATCGCAGATTGTTTAAAAGTGAAACGAAATgtctcattttaaaaattagaggactAAAATCATGATAAAGAGATACAAATTACATTTTAGCCTACATTTTATGTTTCCAACATAatattttccataaaaaataagattctaCTGCAAGAGAAAATTATGAGGATTTAAAGGAGATGAGAACACAAAGTATGAGCCAGGAAAAGATAATGCAGCCAAAATCAAAGCAAACACACAATTAGCAATAGCCAATAGAACCATCCCGCAAAGTAAGGAACAACCCAAAATATCCACACAATCTGTCATGTGCATACCATAAATGGTAAGATTCTGAAAACACTTACATAATTTAACATAAACTCATATAAGCAAACGTACGGTACCTTAATTTCCATATGGCAAAACCAAGCTTTGAATATAATCATGGGAGGACATTGGCACTTGGTTGTTGAAATCTTGAGTATAGACTATTCTATTATCTTTCTTATTATAgagaataaattttgaagatATATAATTTGCCAGCAACAGGACATCACCATTTTCAGAGATGCACAGAGGCTTCAGTATTACACAGGGCAGAGGGGCTTGAAGAAGCTCAAGAGTTACATTCAACAATTGAGTCCAAGAATTTTCAACTCCAAATTCCCTCATTAGCCAAACAACAAAATGGGTTCTCTGGTGAACATGAGAAAGACACAAGCAGCCCTTCAATACCCCAAGTTCAGGGCCACGGGGAACTTGAGAAAGACCATTCGGCATCAGCAAATATTTGAATGTCTCCTTGTTTAGATCATATGAAAAAATTACTGATTGATCGACGGTGACAGTTTCCCATTCATAATCAAAACCCAACTTGCGAATTGCGAACCAGTTAACAGTACCACTCACAGGTTGTCCACATTTTTCTCCCAAAATGGGGAATGCCGGACAAGTTAAAACCTTTCTCCAATGAGTGTCACCTAAGCGGTGAACTCTCAGCTCCCAATTTTGTGACTTAATATTTGAAAGGACTAACACCACCTTGTAAGTGTCACTCCGATCATCATAACCAAACCCACACTTCACTTGATACCACCAAAGTTTATAATTGCATGAGCGAAGACATAAGTGTGGTGAATCTTCAGACATGATCCTTGTGGCCAGGTTACAAAACCAGACCCGGTATTCACTGAATTCACCTCTAGCAACCAAATTAATCAACCAAACCAACCCATTGTAGGAACCTATGAATAAGTATCTGTTGTCTAGCTGGTGGCAACCATTGTCAACAGTGGATGATGGGTTCTCAAGTAAACTACATATAGAGCATGGGGCGATGCCTGGGAGATCCCTCATATCTTCAAACACAGTATTAATTTGACACCTTAATAGGACGTGGGTGTTTCTAGATGACCTTTGAAGGTTTAATTTGACAAAGTGTGCTTGGAAGATGAGGGAATTCCAAGTCCTAGAAACGCACCTGAAACGCATAAGAGATTTGACCGGAAGCCATGACAAAATTTCTTCTATGAGGTCCTGAGGGAGCTGGGCCATTGCCATCTTAGTTGGGTCACCCAATGTTGTTATTTCAAAACCCTAGCCAGCAAGAAGAACAATACACATACTTTTCAACAAGGACAGGTGAGGATTTTGGACAAGCAtggataacaaaaaaattaaacccaaaCCTAGAACACTAgaatgcaaaaaggaaaattaacaataagaagcaaaaaaacataaatgaactcACGGGATCAAGATTGACGGAATGAAACCTGATGTTAGTAATGGTGTGATTTCGAGAGTTTGGAGTTCAATGAAGGTTAGACTtttctcaaacaaaaattcTAAGGAAAAAGCACTTTGATCGCTATATCTAGAGAAGCCAAACACTGTTTTGACGATGTCGATGTCAATGACGGGAAGGAAATCTGGTTCAGAGAGATTTGGGTtttgggaaagaaaaagaataatagaGGAGCGTAGTATTTTAATTACTAACATTAGCATTCATTTGACTGCACTAAGCATTCTAACGTTAGCATTGTCGTGGCAAAGGCTACGGTGGGAAACCATAACAAGTCTCCCATCGTGGAAAATTTAATATGAACCCTAgattttctcaattttaaattgatggttcaaaattttttactttttttctaatttatttcattCCTTTCTCAATATAccattccttcttttttctcctcTAAAGAAGCAACAAGAAGAGCTGGCAATGaatccaaaaacaaaattgatcaaACCTCTAAAAAATATGGTCTAATCAAAATTACTTGCAagctaaaataaacaaaaaaatcatcagATTTCAAACTCCAAAATGCaaatagaacaaaaaaatttgattaatgaAACAAAATCATTATTGAATCGAGAACTAATACAATTTGTGAAATAGGggggaaatgaaaaagaaagaaggtaaaaatgaagaaaaaatcctTGGCATTCATTTAAAAGCGACTGTATCTAAAGGTGAAAAATTGGTTTCCAACAATGGTAGACTTGCCATGGTCTCTTATCATTGCCTTCACCTTTACATTACTAGCATTAGCATTCACTGCAAGGACAGGAAACAAATTACAACTATATTCTTTCAAACAAGAAGTACATACAATGAAATTCATATATTACCTCTGATGTTGGTGGAACTTATCATTGGAAAGAAACATCGGTAGGTGCGTTGACtataataaattgaatttcagcCACATTATCTACAATCGGCCGTCAAGGTAACTTACATGAAAAAGAATATAATGAAGTTAAATAAAGGATTTAATAgaagaattttgaaaattttagggACCAAATACAATGAATTTAGTTTTGAAGGACTAAATCCAATAGACAAAAGACAATGTTTGGAGGACTGAAATCATATTTAACCTTGTaattattaagattaaaattaataaacctttgagattaaaatattaaaaattcaaattaaattttaatatatcatcaaatctaaaaaaaaattaacaaaaacataaacaaatctATAAAGGTCTTAATTATCATTtcctaaaatatctcaattaaccCATTACCATCATGAATGTCATTGTCACCACCATAACCACTGTTGTAGTCACCACTATAATAATCGCCCCCAtcatttcaatcatcaatcgtCACCACCACCATTGTCTACCGCCATCACCTTCGTCACCGTTGCTGCCACCACCACGACTACCAATGCAACCCCACCATGTTGTCGTTGCCACCACCATTGTCATCAATTGTCACTACCATTGCTGCCATGATCGTTGTCGTCGTCACTACCGCCATCATCGATGATGACGATGATCATGGCGGTGGAGGTGGTCAATATAGCAACGATCATACCAGCAAAGGTGGTGACAATCatggtgatggtgatggtgatggGTTAAcgctaatttaaatattttaggacATGATTTGTTTGACGAATGGTTTAGAGATTTAATggttgtattatttttaattttgatttttaaattttttaatctcaaccacctatatatatatatatatatatatatatatatatatatatatatatatatatatatatatatataataattaacttgGTTTAGTGGTTCTACTTGTTACAAATAGCTATAGGGAC encodes the following:
- the LOC114398473 gene encoding F-box/kelch-repeat protein At3g23880-like, producing MAMAQLPQDLIEEILSWLPVKSLMRFRCVSRTWNSLIFQAHFVKLNLQRSSRNTHVLLRCQINTVFEDMRDLPGIAPCSICSLLENPSSTVDNGCHQLDNRYLFIGSYNGLVWLINLVARGEFSEYRVWFCNLATRIMSEDSPHLCLRSCNYKLWWYQVKCGFGYDDRSDTYKVVLVLSNIKSQNWELRVHRLGDTHWRKVLTCPAFPILGEKCGQPVSGTVNWFAIRKLGFDYEWETVTVDQSVIFSYDLNKETFKYLLMPNGLSQVPRGPELGVLKGCLCLSHVHQRTHFVVWLMREFGVENSWTQLLNVTLELLQAPLPCVILKPLCISENGDVLLLANYISSKFILYNKKDNRIVYTQDFNNQVPMSSHDYIQSLVLPYGN